In a genomic window of Alphaproteobacteria bacterium:
- the tssF gene encoding type VI secretion system baseplate subunit TssF yields MTKSSDLQLMYYQKEMSFLRQMGGVFAAKYPKIARRLSFTENQSADPHVERLLESFAFLSGYLQQDIDNQFPRLSSALLSILYPFLTNPIPPMSVAQFKPDTQKPMTTSYPIPKHFSVFTEAYDGEICRFRTCYPIDLWPLDVSDVAMVKTEKYDFGSSVTDHAYFMKISLKAQGTPLNKLDIKKLRFYINAHRTEANILYQLLFEEDHQIAVVGGGTTKILGAGSIKQVGFSEDEAAIPTPANGHPAYGLLQEYFAFPKKYMFFDLEGLDFSHCKDSVEIFIPVSSPEEAKGVAFSKNTFLLGCAPIINLFPRTTEPIRFDHKKIEYRLVPDYRREMTTEIYSLEKVFSSNLDAVEVQEIGPYFSYDHHSLQNKKTFFWFGRRTPSSNPRVPGTDYMLSFVNWECKPELPSTEVVYARTLCTNRHLATMVSGNTVLQEDEGIPASSIICLHPPTVPIYPDKEGATQWQLISNLSLSYLSLSSETESLDALKEILKLYSVNESRDVDIEITRLLDMKCDQTVRRLGKDAWRGFTKGMAVTLTLDEGDSYSLGTFLFSAVLSHFLGLYTHINSFTELSIKKKHQEQIWKTWPAIAGTQPLL; encoded by the coding sequence ATGACAAAATCCAGTGATCTTCAGCTTATGTATTACCAAAAAGAGATGTCCTTCTTGCGGCAAATGGGGGGCGTTTTTGCGGCCAAATACCCCAAAATTGCCCGGCGGCTAAGCTTTACAGAAAATCAATCGGCAGACCCCCATGTGGAACGTCTTTTGGAATCTTTTGCCTTTTTATCGGGCTATTTACAACAAGATATTGATAATCAATTTCCCCGTCTTTCGTCCGCCCTTTTAAGTATTTTATATCCTTTTTTAACGAATCCTATTCCACCCATGAGTGTGGCCCAATTCAAGCCTGATACGCAAAAGCCCATGACGACTAGCTATCCCATCCCCAAACATTTTTCCGTGTTTACAGAAGCCTATGATGGGGAGATTTGTCGGTTCAGAACCTGTTACCCCATTGACCTTTGGCCTTTGGATGTGAGTGACGTTGCCATGGTCAAGACTGAGAAATATGACTTCGGTTCTTCTGTCACTGACCACGCCTATTTCATGAAGATTTCTTTAAAGGCACAAGGAACACCTTTAAACAAACTAGATATCAAAAAATTAAGGTTTTACATTAACGCTCACCGAACAGAAGCGAATATTTTGTACCAGCTTTTATTCGAGGAAGATCATCAAATTGCTGTGGTGGGCGGGGGAACGACAAAAATTTTGGGGGCGGGTTCTATCAAACAAGTGGGATTTTCTGAAGACGAGGCAGCCATCCCAACGCCTGCTAATGGGCATCCTGCTTATGGGTTGTTGCAAGAATATTTCGCCTTCCCCAAAAAGTATATGTTTTTTGATTTAGAGGGGTTGGATTTCAGTCATTGTAAGGATTCTGTTGAGATTTTTATTCCGGTGAGTTCGCCTGAAGAAGCTAAGGGGGTTGCTTTTTCTAAAAACACATTCTTATTGGGATGTGCGCCCATTATTAATCTTTTTCCCCGAACAACAGAGCCCATTCGATTTGATCATAAGAAAATAGAATACCGCCTTGTGCCAGACTATAGGCGGGAAATGACGACAGAAATTTATAGCTTAGAAAAGGTCTTTTCTTCAAATTTGGATGCAGTTGAGGTGCAAGAAATAGGTCCTTACTTTTCCTATGATCACCACTCTTTGCAGAATAAAAAAACTTTCTTTTGGTTTGGGCGGCGGACGCCTTCTAGCAATCCCCGTGTTCCAGGAACGGACTATATGCTTTCTTTTGTGAATTGGGAGTGCAAACCAGAGCTGCCCTCAACCGAGGTGGTTTATGCTAGGACTTTATGCACTAATCGTCATCTGGCCACGATGGTTTCTGGCAACACGGTTCTGCAAGAGGATGAAGGCATTCCAGCCAGCAGTATTATTTGTTTGCATCCCCCAACCGTTCCAATTTATCCAGACAAAGAAGGGGCTACTCAATGGCAGTTGATTTCGAATCTATCTTTGAGTTATTTGTCTCTATCTTCAGAAACAGAAAGTTTGGATGCATTAAAAGAAATTTTGAAACTGTATTCTGTAAATGAATCCCGGGATGTGGATATTGAAATTACCCGATTATTGGATATGAAATGTGATCAAACAGTCCGGCGTTTGGGGAAAGATGCCTGGCGAGGATTCACAAAAGGCATGGCCGTGACATTGACGTTGGATGAGGGTGATTCTTATAGCTTAGGGACCTTTCTTTTTTCAGCAGTTTTAAGCCATTTTTTGGGCTTATATACCCATATTAATTCATTCACAGAGCTTTCAATTAAAAAGAAACATCAAGAACAGATTTGGAAAACATGGCCGGCAATCGCAGGAACACAACCCCTTCTTTAA
- the tssE gene encoding type VI secretion system baseplate subunit TssE — protein sequence MARSWAAIGSSAPLFDRLIDNHPEVTAEASPFMNYDKAETIESIMREAEALLNTRCKMPLKEYLALDPANLDYGVPDLYGFPDQSYGDASNSDGAGKLARMMANSLKLFEPRLADVSVEIRRYDEETQNLYLHIEANLKVDEVLEPISFPVSIQNFQDIGKREKKAYTKT from the coding sequence AGTAGTGCGCCTTTATTTGATCGGCTAATTGATAATCATCCAGAAGTAACGGCTGAGGCTTCTCCCTTTATGAACTATGATAAGGCGGAAACGATAGAGTCTATTATGCGGGAAGCGGAAGCCCTTTTAAATACTCGCTGCAAAATGCCTTTGAAAGAATATCTGGCCCTGGATCCCGCGAATTTAGATTATGGAGTGCCTGATTTATACGGGTTCCCAGATCAATCCTATGGAGACGCTTCTAATTCGGATGGGGCAGGGAAGTTGGCCCGCATGATGGCGAATAGTCTGAAGTTGTTTGAACCAAGGCTTGCAGATGTTTCCGTTGAAATTCGCAGGTATGATGAAGAAACCCAAAATCTGTATCTGCACATCGAAGCCAATTTAAAGGTGGATGAGGTTCTAGAGCCCATCTCTTTCCCCGTTTCTATCCAAAACTTTCAAGATATTGGGAAGCGCGAAAAAAAGGCCTACACTAAAACCTAG
- the tssG gene encoding type VI secretion system baseplate subunit TssG, which yields MAGNRRNTTPSLKQTLIDDADQFEFHAIVKILEGMKKESVPLGEGVSPEHESVRIQTHVSMNFPTTDVHDLVWSDDSQVPPLLTTNFLGIAGIQGPLPTPYTQILMERDSQKDGAFHGFLDIFNHRLVSLFHRIRKKHWVGVSGDEPEKTFVGLCLKALLGLSGKELSNRLNVPDRSLLYYAGLLWQRPRSEVGLVKLLTAFFRLPVSISQFQGRWIRVPESQRTSIGAKGSFARLGDTAIIGDRFWEQQADFTLHIGPMTLDRYIDLLKPAPSYKSLKSLALYYVGKDQDFKINLILDKQEKPQTRLGFGMALGWTAWVNSYSPPQDTPDRQNIMTLRPFKGVPGRYHA from the coding sequence ATGGCCGGCAATCGCAGGAACACAACCCCTTCTTTAAAGCAGACTCTGATTGATGATGCAGATCAGTTTGAGTTCCACGCTATTGTCAAAATTCTGGAGGGCATGAAAAAAGAGTCAGTCCCCCTGGGAGAAGGGGTGTCGCCTGAGCATGAATCTGTCAGAATTCAAACCCATGTGAGTATGAATTTTCCCACCACAGATGTGCACGATTTGGTGTGGTCTGATGATTCCCAAGTCCCCCCCTTGCTGACCACAAATTTTTTAGGAATTGCTGGCATTCAGGGCCCTTTGCCTACGCCCTATACCCAAATTCTGATGGAACGAGATAGTCAAAAGGATGGGGCTTTTCACGGATTTTTGGATATTTTTAACCATCGATTAGTGTCTTTATTTCATCGTATTCGCAAAAAACACTGGGTGGGGGTTTCGGGGGATGAACCAGAAAAAACCTTTGTAGGCTTATGCTTAAAGGCCCTGCTGGGTTTATCGGGGAAAGAACTGAGCAATCGCTTGAATGTTCCAGATCGTAGCTTGCTTTATTACGCAGGTCTTTTGTGGCAACGGCCTCGATCTGAAGTGGGGCTTGTGAAGTTGTTGACGGCTTTTTTCAGGTTACCTGTTTCGATCAGTCAATTCCAAGGGCGGTGGATTCGAGTTCCGGAATCTCAACGAACTTCCATCGGAGCCAAGGGATCTTTTGCACGTTTGGGAGATACGGCTATTATTGGGGATCGCTTTTGGGAACAACAGGCTGATTTTACTTTACATATAGGGCCCATGACTTTGGATCGTTATATTGATCTGTTGAAGCCGGCCCCATCCTATAAATCTTTAAAAAGTTTAGCCCTTTACTACGTAGGAAAAGACCAAGATTTTAAAATTAATTTGATTTTGGATAAACAAGAAAAACCCCAGACAAGATTGGGGTTTGGCATGGCTTTAGGGTGGACCGCATGGGTGAATTCTTATTCGCCCCCACAAGACACGCCAGACAGACAAAACATCATGACATTAAGACCCTTTAAAGGGGTCCCAGGGAGGTATCACGCATGA
- the tssH gene encoding type VI secretion system ATPase TssH, protein MSSIQSLIEKLNQTCRRAMEEGAQICVSQTHFTVDIEHILLKLCEKKTTDLQVVFRAYDIDEKSVATQLKQALDQFKRGNNKTPSLSPQITKLLERAWVISSLTLKQPQIRSAALLIALLQTEELLGIVMNSCPALLKIPRNQLMEDIHELIKNSPEEVVGDETHHPKRSHESSTESLDRFTVDLTRQAQEGKIDPIEGREEEIRQIIDILTRRRQNNPILTGDAGVGKTAVVEGLALRVIKGDVPPALKNVRILSLDLGLLEAGAGVKGEFENRLKGVITEVQASLQPIILFIDEAHTLIGGEGANQNDAANLLKPALARGELRTIAATTWDEYKKYFEKDAALTRRFQVVKVEEPSPEKAVHMLRSLVYKLEEHHKVLILDTAVMEAVKLSSRYITGRKLPDKAVSVLDTACARVAVGQSSIPGEIEDMQTHISLLNHEKSRLEKEVRNGYQHDARLDEIKEELETSEKKLKTLDHQWKEELDLVKQVLELQRTLQDQEGTNASAHKKLEALKKELESKQKDNPLVPLCVDGHVVAQVIASWTGIPLGKMMRNEIDTLLNLKEKMAEKIIGQKEALETVSKHIVTYRAHLDDPNKPVGVFLLVGPSGVGKTETALALADTLYGGDKNLITINMSEYQEAHTVSLLKGSPPGYIGHGKGGVLTEAVRRNPYSVVLLDEIEKAHPDVMELFYQVFDKGIMEDAEGIEINFRNTILLMTSNLASDLIMESCDGKHPDFEKLHQLIRPALIQHFKPALLGRMVVVPYYPLTSAETQKIIHLKLNKIKKRFEGHHKAQFTYGDDVIDLIAEKCTDPETGARNIDFILNQHVLPVLSAKILEKISTQELFENVKIGVKDGAFCCAFGKKI, encoded by the coding sequence ATGAGCAGTATTCAGTCACTGATTGAAAAATTAAACCAGACTTGTAGGCGGGCTATGGAGGAGGGGGCGCAAATTTGCGTTTCCCAAACCCATTTTACGGTGGATATCGAGCATATTCTGCTGAAACTGTGTGAGAAAAAAACCACAGATCTTCAGGTTGTTTTTAGAGCTTATGATATTGATGAAAAAAGTGTGGCGACTCAACTAAAGCAAGCCCTGGATCAATTCAAGCGGGGGAATAATAAAACGCCTAGCCTGTCGCCCCAAATCACAAAGCTTTTAGAGCGCGCGTGGGTGATATCGTCCTTGACGCTTAAACAACCTCAAATCAGATCTGCAGCTTTGTTGATTGCCTTGCTGCAAACGGAAGAATTATTGGGAATTGTGATGAACAGTTGCCCGGCTTTGTTAAAAATTCCCCGCAATCAGCTGATGGAAGATATTCATGAGCTTATTAAAAATAGTCCCGAGGAAGTGGTGGGGGATGAAACGCATCATCCCAAGCGCTCTCACGAAAGTTCAACGGAATCTTTGGACCGGTTTACGGTTGATCTGACCCGTCAGGCACAAGAGGGAAAAATTGACCCTATTGAGGGACGGGAAGAAGAGATCAGGCAGATTATAGACATTCTGACCCGACGCCGCCAAAACAACCCCATTCTGACGGGGGATGCGGGGGTTGGGAAGACGGCAGTTGTCGAAGGACTTGCTTTGCGCGTTATAAAGGGAGACGTGCCGCCAGCCCTGAAAAACGTTCGTATTCTGAGCCTGGATCTGGGTTTGTTAGAAGCGGGTGCGGGCGTAAAAGGAGAATTTGAAAATAGGCTAAAGGGTGTGATTACGGAAGTGCAAGCATCTTTACAGCCAATTATCTTGTTTATTGATGAGGCTCATACCTTGATTGGGGGAGAGGGGGCTAATCAGAATGATGCGGCGAACCTGTTAAAACCAGCCCTAGCCCGGGGAGAGCTGCGCACTATTGCGGCCACCACATGGGATGAGTATAAGAAATATTTTGAAAAAGATGCAGCCCTAACCCGTCGTTTCCAAGTGGTTAAGGTGGAAGAACCTTCCCCAGAAAAAGCTGTTCATATGCTTCGGTCTTTGGTTTACAAATTGGAAGAACACCATAAGGTTCTGATTCTGGATACAGCGGTTATGGAGGCGGTGAAGCTATCAAGCCGTTATATTACAGGACGTAAACTTCCAGATAAGGCGGTGAGTGTATTGGATACGGCTTGTGCCCGTGTGGCGGTTGGGCAAAGCTCAATCCCCGGGGAAATAGAAGATATGCAAACGCACATTTCTTTACTGAATCATGAAAAAAGTCGCCTGGAAAAGGAAGTCAGGAATGGATATCAGCATGATGCTCGTTTGGATGAAATTAAAGAGGAATTGGAGACTTCTGAGAAGAAACTAAAAACCCTAGATCATCAATGGAAAGAAGAGCTGGATTTAGTAAAACAAGTCTTAGAATTACAAAGAACTTTGCAAGATCAAGAGGGAACCAACGCAAGTGCCCATAAAAAATTAGAAGCTCTGAAAAAAGAACTGGAAAGCAAACAAAAGGATAATCCTTTGGTTCCCCTGTGCGTGGACGGCCATGTAGTGGCCCAAGTTATTGCCAGCTGGACGGGAATTCCCCTGGGTAAAATGATGCGCAATGAAATTGATACGTTGCTGAATTTGAAAGAAAAAATGGCCGAAAAAATTATTGGCCAAAAAGAAGCACTGGAAACCGTTTCAAAACATATTGTGACGTATCGAGCCCATTTGGACGACCCCAACAAACCTGTGGGGGTATTCCTGCTGGTGGGGCCTAGTGGTGTTGGCAAGACGGAAACGGCTTTGGCTCTGGCGGATACGCTTTATGGGGGTGATAAAAACTTAATCACTATTAACATGTCTGAATACCAAGAAGCCCATACGGTTTCTTTGCTAAAGGGCTCACCCCCTGGCTATATAGGCCATGGGAAGGGCGGCGTGCTGACTGAGGCTGTGCGACGTAATCCCTATAGCGTTGTTCTGCTGGATGAAATTGAAAAAGCCCACCCAGATGTGATGGAATTATTCTATCAGGTGTTCGACAAAGGCATTATGGAAGATGCCGAAGGCATTGAAATCAACTTCCGCAATACTATTTTGTTAATGACCTCTAATTTGGCATCAGATTTAATTATGGAATCTTGTGATGGCAAACATCCGGATTTCGAAAAGCTGCATCAATTGATTCGGCCAGCGCTCATCCAGCATTTCAAACCAGCCCTGTTGGGGCGTATGGTTGTGGTGCCCTATTACCCGCTTACGTCTGCAGAAACCCAGAAAATTATTCATCTAAAATTGAATAAAATAAAGAAACGGTTTGAAGGGCATCACAAGGCGCAATTTACCTATGGAGATGATGTGATTGACCTAATTGCCGAAAAATGCACAGATCCTGAAACGGGGGCCCGTAATATCGATTTCATTTTGAACCAGCATGTATTACCGGTTTTGTCAGCCAAAATACTGGAAAAGATCTCAACCCAAGAGCTGTTCGAAAACGTGAAGATTGGGGTTAAGGATGGGGCATTCTGCTGTGCCTTTGGGAAGAAAATTTAG